A genomic region of Synechococcus sp. NOUM97013 contains the following coding sequences:
- the proB gene encoding glutamate 5-kinase — MTLRVVKVGTSLLRERPEASTAEAISKLSASLAECMAGGDRLVLVSSGAVGLGCQRLGMERRPVSLTGLQAAAAIGQGHLMSLYEEALAQHSIPVAQVLLTRADLADRRSYRSASATLHQLLEWGVLPIVNENDTVSSVELRFGDNDTLSALVAAAIGADDLILLTDVASLYSADPRSDADARPITDVLHPSQIDALEKGAGDGGRWGTGGMTTKLAAARIATASGITVHLGDGRQPEALQAMLRGGRGGTVFHPHPQPLGNRKSWLAHALRPSGVLTIDDGACRALTQKGASLLLVGITALDGEFDANQAVRLVNSAGEEVARGLSSMNSTQLRDQLAEASTDVNHQGGAPVVVHRDAMVLMTPTIRPSAS, encoded by the coding sequence ATGACGCTCAGAGTTGTGAAAGTGGGCACCAGCTTGCTGCGCGAGCGCCCTGAAGCATCCACGGCGGAAGCGATTTCCAAGCTTTCAGCCAGCCTTGCTGAATGCATGGCGGGGGGAGACCGTCTTGTGCTCGTCTCATCCGGGGCGGTCGGGTTGGGCTGTCAACGGTTGGGCATGGAGCGTCGCCCCGTGAGCCTGACGGGTCTTCAGGCCGCAGCCGCAATCGGCCAGGGGCATCTGATGAGTCTGTACGAGGAGGCTCTGGCCCAGCATTCAATTCCGGTGGCACAGGTGTTGCTGACCCGGGCTGATCTGGCAGACCGACGCAGCTATCGCAGTGCCTCAGCAACGCTCCATCAGCTGCTCGAATGGGGTGTTCTGCCGATCGTCAATGAAAACGACACGGTGTCATCCGTGGAACTGCGGTTTGGCGACAACGACACCCTTTCAGCACTTGTGGCAGCAGCGATCGGAGCCGATGATCTGATCCTTCTCACCGATGTGGCCAGTCTGTATTCGGCTGATCCGCGCAGTGATGCAGATGCCAGACCGATCACCGACGTGCTCCACCCATCTCAGATCGATGCGCTTGAAAAAGGCGCCGGAGATGGCGGCCGCTGGGGGACTGGCGGCATGACCACCAAGCTTGCTGCAGCCCGGATCGCAACGGCCAGTGGCATCACCGTTCACCTCGGTGATGGCCGACAACCCGAAGCATTGCAAGCGATGCTGCGCGGTGGACGCGGAGGAACTGTGTTTCACCCGCATCCACAACCGCTTGGCAACCGCAAGAGCTGGTTAGCCCACGCCCTTCGACCCAGTGGTGTTCTGACCATCGATGACGGCGCCTGCCGAGCCCTGACGCAGAAAGGTGCATCGCTGCTGCTGGTGGGCATCACAGCCCTGGATGGGGAGTTCGATGCCAACCAAGCCGTGCGTCTGGTCAACTCCGCTGGCGAGGAGGTGGCCCGGGGGCTCAGCTCCATGAACAGCACGCAACTCAGGGATCAGTTGGCCGAAGCAAGCACCGATGTCAATCACCAGGGCGGGGCCCCAGTGGTGGTTCATCGCGACGCGATGGTGCTGATGACGCCTACGATCCGCCCGTCAGCGTCTTGA
- a CDS encoding DUF3727 domain-containing protein — MSSSGPASSGEVPTVLVKDRDGRDLLCFLEQLIPLDGTDYALLTPVDTPVCLFRLRDGDDPELIDSITSSEPILSVADVVLQEHDLTLVRSAVTLTVSGELDEPDPEDLEDEDGDDESETYELLVSFLVDEQEYGLYIPLDPFFVVARMEDGSAVLVEGEDFDRIQPRIEAELDERELSE; from the coding sequence ATGAGCTCCAGCGGACCTGCTTCCAGCGGCGAGGTGCCCACCGTTCTCGTCAAGGACCGCGACGGGCGCGATCTCCTCTGCTTTCTTGAGCAGCTGATTCCCCTCGACGGCACCGACTACGCCCTGCTGACTCCGGTGGATACACCGGTCTGCCTGTTCCGCTTGCGTGATGGGGACGATCCAGAACTGATCGACAGCATCACCAGCAGCGAACCGATTCTCTCGGTCGCGGATGTGGTGCTTCAGGAGCACGATCTCACCCTCGTGCGGTCTGCCGTCACCCTCACCGTGAGCGGCGAACTCGATGAGCCGGATCCGGAGGATCTCGAGGACGAGGACGGTGACGATGAATCGGAAACCTATGAACTGCTGGTGAGCTTCCTCGTTGATGAACAGGAGTACGGGCTTTACATCCCCCTGGATCCGTTCTTCGTGGTGGCGCGCATGGAAGACGGTTCCGCGGTGTTGGTGGAAGGCGAGGATTTCGATCGGATCCAACCCCGCATCGAAGCCGAACTCGACGAGCGTGAGCTGTCTGAGTGA
- the ruvX gene encoding Holliday junction resolvase RuvX produces the protein MSPQPRSVLSLDVGRKRIGLAGCDALGLTVTPITALRRGAFEDDRSQITRLCNQRQVSALVVGLPLDDRGEPTVQARHCRRYGLRLAQTLALPLAFVNEHSSSWAAGERHQLHGDRSGRLDSAAAALLLEQWLVEGPEPQPVEAAPAQRGEKDADAGSCSETTPAP, from the coding sequence GTGAGTCCACAACCACGATCCGTATTGAGCCTGGATGTCGGTCGGAAGCGCATCGGTCTGGCCGGCTGCGATGCGCTTGGGCTGACAGTGACGCCCATCACGGCGCTTCGACGAGGGGCGTTCGAAGACGATCGAAGCCAGATCACCCGACTTTGCAACCAACGACAGGTTTCAGCGTTGGTGGTGGGCCTTCCACTCGATGATCGGGGGGAACCCACTGTGCAGGCTCGACACTGCAGACGCTACGGACTGCGACTGGCCCAAACGCTCGCCTTACCGCTGGCTTTTGTGAATGAACACAGCAGCAGCTGGGCTGCCGGAGAACGCCACCAGCTGCATGGTGATCGCAGCGGGCGGCTCGATAGTGCTGCCGCAGCATTGCTGCTGGAACAGTGGTTAGTGGAGGGACCGGAGCCACAACCAGTCGAGGCTGCGCCTGCCCAGCGTGGCGAGAAGGATGCTGATGCAGGATCCTGTTCTGAAACCACTCCAGCGCCATGA
- a CDS encoding YqeG family HAD IIIA-type phosphatase, protein MHRHWLRPDWDPGLTLAHLPLEPLLGRGIRVMLLDVDRTLLPGRDVELPEAMQRWVNDASRHLHLHLISNNPSRARVQAVAEQMNVPFTCAASKPRRGAILQVINQLSPPPTQIAMVGDRVFTDVLAGNRLGLYTVLVRPPRQDGSACSNDRVQQFERRLARWLGAGGA, encoded by the coding sequence ATGCACCGTCACTGGCTGCGACCTGACTGGGACCCGGGCCTCACCCTGGCCCACCTGCCCCTCGAACCACTTCTGGGACGTGGGATTCGGGTGATGCTGCTCGATGTCGATCGCACCTTGCTGCCCGGCCGAGATGTGGAACTTCCCGAGGCCATGCAGCGCTGGGTGAATGACGCTTCACGGCACCTGCATCTCCACCTGATCAGTAACAACCCATCCAGAGCTCGGGTTCAAGCGGTTGCGGAACAGATGAACGTTCCCTTCACCTGTGCGGCATCCAAACCGCGTCGTGGGGCGATCCTGCAGGTGATCAATCAGCTGTCTCCTCCCCCGACGCAGATCGCCATGGTGGGTGATCGTGTGTTCACCGACGTGCTGGCCGGCAACCGTCTGGGGCTTTACACCGTGCTGGTGCGACCACCACGACAGGATGGCTCAGCCTGCAGCAACGATCGTGTGCAGCAGTTTGAGCGCCGCCTCGCCCGTTGGCTCGGTGCAGGGGGGGCATGA